The Spiroplasma clarkii genome has a window encoding:
- the dnaK gene encoding molecular chaperone DnaK has product MAKEKIIGIDLGTTNSVVAVMEGGQPIVLENPEGQRTTPSVVAFKNSDIIVGGAAKRQAVTNPNTAISIKREMGTSHKVNLEGKDYTPEQISAEILRYLKKYAEDKLGQKISKAVITVPAYFNDAQRKATKDAGKIAGLDVERIINEPTAAALAYGIDKQDKEQKVLVYDLGGGTFDVSILELADGTYDVLSTSGDNKLGGDDFDQKIMNWIGEQIKKEFNIDLSKDKMALQRFKDEAEKAKINLSSQVETEINLPFIAMNENGPVNFSTKLSRSEFEKITKDLVERTRKPVEDALKEAKLKAIDINEVLLVGGSTRIPAVQVLVKSLLGKEPNRTINPDEVVGMGAAIQGGVLAGDVTDVLLLDVTPLTLGIETMGGVMTPLIQRNTTIPTEKSQIFSTAADNQPSVDINVLQGERSMAGDNKSLGRFELSGIKPAPRGVPQIEVTFKIDVNGIVSVTAKDKATNEEKTITISNSGSLTDAEIDKMVKEAEQNAEADSKKRKNIELRNKAESYLNIIEDSLKEGGDKVSPEQKTQSEALAKDIRELIAKEDYEALEKKMTELEQAMKMAAEMVQAQNPEANTDQIDDKDKDEK; this is encoded by the coding sequence ATGGCAAAGGAAAAAATTATAGGAATAGATTTAGGAACAACTAACTCAGTTGTAGCAGTGATGGAGGGTGGACAACCCATTGTTTTAGAAAATCCTGAAGGACAACGAACAACGCCATCAGTAGTGGCATTTAAAAATAGTGACATTATTGTTGGGGGAGCTGCTAAAAGACAAGCAGTAACAAACCCAAACACAGCAATTTCAATTAAACGTGAAATGGGAACAAGTCACAAAGTAAATTTAGAAGGTAAAGATTATACTCCTGAACAAATTTCTGCAGAAATTTTAAGATATTTAAAAAAATATGCAGAAGATAAGTTAGGGCAAAAAATTTCAAAAGCAGTAATTACAGTGCCTGCTTACTTTAATGATGCACAACGTAAAGCAACAAAAGACGCTGGAAAAATTGCAGGACTAGATGTTGAACGTATTATCAACGAACCAACTGCTGCAGCATTAGCATATGGAATTGATAAACAAGATAAAGAACAAAAAGTTTTAGTTTATGACTTAGGAGGGGGAACATTTGACGTTTCTATTCTAGAATTAGCTGATGGAACTTATGATGTTTTATCAACTTCAGGGGATAACAAACTTGGTGGAGATGACTTTGACCAAAAAATTATGAACTGAATTGGTGAGCAAATTAAAAAAGAATTCAATATTGACTTGTCAAAAGATAAAATGGCTTTACAAAGATTTAAAGATGAAGCTGAAAAAGCAAAAATTAACTTATCAAGTCAAGTTGAAACTGAAATCAACTTGCCATTTATTGCCATGAATGAAAATGGTCCAGTTAACTTTAGTACTAAACTTTCAAGAAGTGAATTTGAAAAAATTACCAAAGATCTTGTTGAAAGAACTAGAAAACCAGTTGAAGATGCTTTAAAAGAAGCTAAATTAAAAGCTATTGATATTAATGAAGTTTTATTAGTTGGAGGTTCAACAAGAATTCCAGCTGTTCAAGTTTTAGTAAAATCATTATTGGGAAAAGAACCAAACCGTACTATTAACCCAGATGAAGTTGTGGGAATGGGAGCTGCAATTCAAGGTGGTGTTTTAGCTGGTGATGTAACTGATGTTTTATTACTTGATGTAACTCCATTGACTTTAGGAATTGAAACAATGGGTGGAGTTATGACACCATTAATTCAAAGAAATACAACAATTCCAACTGAAAAATCTCAAATTTTTTCAACAGCTGCTGACAATCAACCTTCAGTTGATATTAATGTTCTACAAGGTGAAAGATCAATGGCTGGTGACAATAAATCATTAGGTCGTTTTGAATTATCAGGAATTAAACCAGCTCCAAGAGGAGTACCTCAAATTGAAGTAACATTTAAAATTGATGTTAATGGGATTGTTTCAGTTACTGCAAAAGATAAAGCAACTAATGAAGAAAAAACAATTACAATTTCAAACTCAGGAAGTTTAACTGATGCTGAAATTGATAAAATGGTTAAAGAAGCTGAACAAAATGCAGAAGCAGACAGCAAAAAACGCAAAAATATTGAATTAAGAAATAAAGCTGAATCATACTTGAACATTATTGAAGACTCACTAAAAGAGGGTGGAGATAAAGTCAGTCCAGAACAAAAAACTCAATCTGAAGCACTGGCAAAAGATATTCGTGAATTAATTGCCAAAGAAGATTATGAAGCATTAGAGAAAAAAATGACTGAATTAGAGCAAGCAATGAAAATGGCTGCAGAAATGGTGCAAGCACAAAACCCAGAAGCAAATACTGACCAAATTGATGATAAAGATAAAGATGAAAAATAA
- the nadE gene encoding NAD(+) synthase — MSMSLAKYLDYLVEWLQVEVKKSGQTGVIVGVSGGIDSAVVAALAKKAFPNSYLTVWMPCESSDLDNTCKEQLVEQLQLKNLVVDLKAPFAAMVATLKASGSKLTQLALANTKARLRMTSLYALAQSNNALVLGTDNADEWHIGYFTKFGDGGVDLLPLVHLLKSQVREAAKLLNVPEIIINRAPTAGLWSDQTDESEIGFSYDLIDDYLSGKAVAVDVKVRIEHLHKISEHKRTSAPMPKKYQS; from the coding sequence ATAAGTATGAGTTTAGCAAAATATTTAGATTATTTAGTTGAATGGTTACAAGTAGAAGTGAAAAAAAGTGGTCAAACTGGAGTCATTGTTGGGGTTAGCGGTGGAATTGATTCAGCTGTTGTGGCAGCCTTGGCAAAAAAAGCCTTCCCAAATAGTTACTTAACAGTATGAATGCCCTGTGAATCAAGTGATTTGGACAATACTTGTAAAGAACAATTAGTAGAACAACTGCAATTAAAAAACTTAGTGGTTGATTTAAAAGCACCATTTGCAGCTATGGTTGCAACTTTAAAAGCAAGTGGTAGCAAGCTAACTCAACTTGCATTAGCAAATACTAAGGCTCGTTTACGTATGACTTCTTTATATGCCTTAGCTCAATCAAATAATGCTTTGGTTTTAGGTACAGATAATGCTGATGAATGACACATTGGGTATTTTACTAAATTTGGAGATGGAGGAGTTGATTTATTACCACTAGTACATCTGTTAAAATCTCAAGTTCGTGAAGCTGCTAAACTATTAAATGTTCCTGAAATTATCATTAACCGTGCTCCAACTGCAGGGTTATGGTCTGATCAAACTGATGAAAGTGAAATTGGTTTTAGTTATGATTTAATTGATGATTATTTAAGTGGTAAAGCTGTAGCTGTTGATGTAAAAGTTAGAATTGAGCACTTACATAAAATTTCTGAGCACAAAAGAACATCAGCTCCAATGCCAAAAAAATATCAAAGTTAA
- the hemW gene encoding radical SAM family heme chaperone HemW, with amino-acid sequence MKSNLETKQIKSLYVHIPYCEHICFYCDFVKVIKPKKAESIDQYLDLLAAELQNYGSRLDELESIYIGGGTPSCLDIKQSTRLCEMLSQYVKKTGFEFTIELNPESITKEKLELYQKYHINRLSIGVQTFSNPLLKKIGRVHDNTQAIEMYLLARSLGFKNISLDLMYNLFDQTSADIAVDLQMIEKLCPDHISWYSLIMKESSVWGKRKLNLPGNDELFDDLVNTGLEKLGYQRYEISNYARANKQSVHNLSYWNNSLFAGVGVGASGFEYLDGQYYLTSNKGNVLNYKKEFEKLSTADYYFQILMMGLRLVDGIDLTQTDNKKMFDFYEAKITEQVKLGFLEISAKRLRCTKRGFNIMNEILITFL; translated from the coding sequence ATGAAGTCTAACTTAGAAACAAAACAAATTAAGAGTCTTTATGTTCACATTCCATATTGTGAACATATTTGCTTTTATTGTGACTTTGTCAAGGTTATTAAACCAAAAAAAGCAGAATCTATTGATCAGTATTTGGATTTACTAGCAGCAGAATTGCAAAACTATGGTTCGCGCTTGGATGAACTTGAATCAATTTACATTGGCGGAGGAACTCCAAGTTGTTTGGATATTAAACAATCAACAAGATTATGTGAAATGTTGAGCCAGTATGTAAAAAAAACTGGGTTTGAATTTACAATTGAACTAAATCCTGAGTCAATTACCAAAGAAAAATTAGAGTTGTACCAAAAATACCATATCAATAGGTTAAGTATTGGAGTGCAAACTTTTTCAAATCCTCTGCTTAAAAAAATTGGTCGAGTTCATGATAACACCCAAGCCATTGAGATGTATTTGCTAGCAAGAAGTCTAGGTTTTAAAAATATTAGTCTAGACTTAATGTATAACTTATTTGATCAAACTTCTGCAGATATTGCAGTAGATTTACAAATGATTGAAAAATTATGTCCAGATCATATTTCTTGGTATTCATTGATTATGAAAGAAAGTTCAGTGTGGGGAAAACGTAAACTAAATTTACCAGGCAATGATGAACTTTTTGATGATTTAGTAAATACTGGTTTAGAAAAACTAGGTTACCAACGTTATGAAATTTCAAATTATGCTAGAGCAAATAAGCAATCAGTCCACAATCTGTCATATTGAAATAACTCTTTGTTTGCAGGAGTTGGAGTTGGAGCCAGTGGATTTGAGTATCTTGATGGACAGTATTATTTAACTTCAAATAAGGGTAATGTTTTAAATTACAAAAAAGAATTTGAAAAATTAAGCACAGCTGACTACTATTTTCAAATTTTGATGATGGGCTTAAGATTGGTTGATGGGATTGATTTAACCCAAACTGATAATAAAAAAATGTTTGATTTTTATGAGGCAAAAATCACTGAACAAGTCAAACTGGGTTTTTTAGAAATTTCTGCAAAGAGATTAAGGTGTACTAAGAGGGGTTTTAACATTATGAATGAGATTTTAATCACTTTTTTATAA
- a CDS encoding ATP-dependent Clp protease ATP-binding subunit — MEFNQKPDPSNDPDILAKYTRDLTKVAKDGKMDPIIGRDDEIMRVIRILSRKTKNNPVLIGEPGVGKTAIAEGLAQRIVKGDVPSNLKNKKILELDMGSVMAGASYLGEYEGRVKGIVNAIQKEQGEIILFIDELHLIVGAGKTGAGGGMDVSNLLKPALARGGLKAIGATTLNEYREFIEKDAALERRFQKVLISEPTVSETISILRGLKEKYEAYHGVRIHDNALVAAAQLSDRYISDRFLPDKAIDLVDEASATIKTELASVPTELDHINRKVMQLEIERAALSKETDEKSKDRLKLNEAELSKLKVKQSDLNTRWENEKNEHDKVNKLRSSLNQLKIELDSAQSNGKYERAGEIQYSLLPAIEKKLKEEEKKSHNKLMSEEVTEKEITTIIGRWTGIPVENLMESDRERLMGLGTNLKKMVKGQPEAISVVSDAILRSRSGIKDPSKPIGSFLFLGPTGVGKTEVARSLARALFSSEKKMIRFDMSEYMERQSVSKLIGSPPGYVGYEKGGRLTEAVRRQPYAIVLFDEVEKAHPDVFNVLLQILDDGRITDSLGKTIDFKNTIIIMTSNIAAEYLSSTEPELIDESVITETLKKFFRPEFLNRIDNIVKFNPLSKEVVYEIIEKTLEELKTRIFEANEYIINFTEATLEKILNEGYNREYGARPIKRYIEKNIETLIARAIVSEEIEKKRNYVLDVEKDHFIITSAKKLN, encoded by the coding sequence ATGGAATTTAATCAAAAACCAGATCCAAGCAACGATCCAGATATTTTGGCAAAATATACAAGAGATTTAACTAAGGTAGCCAAAGATGGAAAGATGGACCCAATTATTGGTAGAGATGATGAAATTATGAGAGTGATTCGTATTTTGAGCCGAAAAACCAAAAACAATCCTGTCTTAATTGGAGAACCAGGAGTTGGTAAAACTGCAATTGCAGAAGGTTTAGCTCAAAGAATTGTTAAAGGAGATGTTCCAAGTAACTTAAAAAACAAAAAAATCCTAGAATTAGATATGGGAAGTGTTATGGCTGGAGCTAGTTATTTAGGAGAGTATGAAGGTAGGGTAAAAGGAATTGTCAATGCCATTCAAAAAGAACAAGGTGAAATCATCTTATTTATTGATGAATTACACCTGATTGTTGGTGCTGGTAAAACTGGTGCTGGTGGAGGAATGGATGTTTCTAATCTATTAAAACCTGCCCTTGCTCGAGGTGGTTTAAAAGCAATTGGAGCTACAACCCTAAATGAATATCGAGAATTTATTGAAAAAGATGCTGCTTTAGAAAGACGTTTTCAAAAAGTGCTAATTTCTGAACCAACAGTTAGTGAAACAATTTCAATATTAAGGGGTTTGAAAGAAAAATATGAGGCCTACCATGGAGTGAGAATTCATGATAATGCTTTGGTGGCTGCAGCCCAATTAAGTGATCGTTACATTTCAGACCGTTTTTTACCAGATAAAGCAATTGATTTAGTTGATGAAGCTAGTGCTACTATTAAAACTGAGCTTGCCTCAGTCCCAACTGAGTTAGATCACATCAATAGAAAAGTTATGCAACTTGAAATTGAGCGTGCTGCTTTGAGTAAAGAAACTGATGAAAAGTCAAAAGATCGTTTGAAATTAAATGAAGCAGAACTATCAAAACTAAAGGTGAAACAATCTGATTTGAATACCCGTTGAGAAAATGAAAAAAATGAACATGATAAAGTAAATAAATTACGTTCATCATTAAATCAACTAAAAATTGAGTTAGATTCTGCTCAATCAAATGGTAAGTATGAAAGAGCTGGAGAAATTCAGTATTCACTATTACCTGCTATTGAAAAAAAATTAAAAGAGGAAGAAAAGAAAAGTCATAACAAATTAATGTCAGAAGAAGTTACTGAAAAAGAAATCACAACAATTATAGGTAGATGAACTGGTATTCCAGTAGAAAACCTAATGGAATCAGATCGTGAACGACTAATGGGATTAGGCACAAACTTGAAAAAAATGGTTAAAGGTCAACCTGAAGCTATCAGTGTAGTGTCAGATGCAATTTTAAGAAGTAGAAGTGGAATTAAAGATCCATCTAAACCAATTGGAAGTTTCTTATTCTTAGGACCAACAGGGGTTGGAAAAACTGAAGTGGCTCGTAGTTTAGCAAGAGCATTATTCAGTAGTGAGAAAAAAATGATTCGCTTTGATATGAGCGAATACATGGAACGTCAATCAGTTTCTAAACTAATTGGTTCTCCTCCTGGTTATGTTGGTTATGAAAAAGGTGGTAGATTAACTGAAGCAGTTCGTCGCCAACCTTATGCCATTGTCTTGTTTGATGAGGTTGAAAAAGCACATCCAGATGTGTTTAATGTATTATTACAAATTCTAGATGATGGAAGAATTACAGATTCTTTGGGAAAAACCATTGACTTTAAAAACACCATTATTATTATGACTTCAAATATTGCAGCAGAGTACTTGTCATCAACTGAGCCAGAATTAATTGATGAATCAGTTATTACTGAAACTTTGAAAAAATTCTTTAGACCAGAGTTTTTAAATAGAATTGACAACATTGTTAAGTTCAACCCACTTTCAAAAGAAGTGGTATATGAAATTATTGAAAAAACCTTAGAAGAATTAAAAACTAGAATCTTTGAAGCAAATGAGTATATCATTAACTTTACAGAAGCAACTCTAGAGAAGATTTTAAATGAAGGTTATAACCGTGAATATGGTGCTAGACCAATTAAGCGTTATATTGAGAAAAACATTGAAACCCTAATTGCGAGAGCAATTGTTAGTGAAGAGATTGAGAAAAAAAGAAATTATGTTCTTGATGTGGAAAAAGATCACTTTATTATCACAAGTGCAAAAAAATTGAATTAG
- a CDS encoding nucleotide exchange factor GrpE, with amino-acid sequence MDKKQQKKVLDLFEQIKKELQIEPKPETTDENVELSPIEQLELEFAALLDDNAKLAEAKLMAVADNQNTVKLFQKEAILVRKYGGEKLASEMLPAIDMFKSVFNSLEDKPEIKNYLMGFEMVVNQIDQALSNSGVTQITTNIGDELNPEIHYAIEQIETDQVKPGQIAVVVSNGYKLYDRVIKHVIVKVAK; translated from the coding sequence ATGGATAAAAAACAACAAAAAAAAGTATTAGACTTATTTGAACAAATCAAAAAAGAACTGCAAATTGAACCAAAACCAGAAACTACAGATGAAAATGTGGAGTTAAGTCCAATTGAACAGTTAGAATTAGAATTTGCAGCATTGCTTGATGACAATGCTAAATTAGCTGAGGCAAAGCTGATGGCTGTTGCTGATAACCAAAACACAGTGAAGCTTTTTCAAAAAGAGGCAATACTTGTACGCAAGTATGGTGGGGAAAAGTTGGCAAGTGAAATGCTACCAGCAATTGATATGTTTAAAAGTGTGTTTAACTCACTTGAAGACAAGCCTGAAATCAAAAATTACTTAATGGGATTTGAGATGGTGGTCAACCAAATTGATCAAGCCCTAAGTAATTCAGGGGTAACCCAAATAACTACAAATATTGGGGATGAATTAAATCCAGAAATACATTATGCAATTGAACAAATTGAAACTGACCAGGTTAAACCAGGTCAGATTGCAGTTGTAGTCTCAAATGGATACAAACTATATGATCGAGTTATCAAACATGTAATAGTAAAAGTAGCAAAATAG
- a CDS encoding TIGR04561 family membrane protein: MIFVLAVSDLKFIVLDVEIPLWSILLVFMFIALIAFTIYILIFLNKGKNYIFDNQEVDSKEFLRLEKFEDLRNDFEVEIGQIKKIRKSTK, encoded by the coding sequence GTGATTTTCGTGCTTGCAGTTTCAGATCTTAAATTCATAGTTTTAGATGTGGAGATACCATTATGAAGCATTCTTTTGGTATTTATGTTTATTGCACTAATTGCTTTTACAATTTACATTTTGATTTTCTTAAATAAGGGCAAAAATTATATTTTTGATAATCAAGAAGTTGACAGCAAAGAATTTTTAAGGTTAGAAAAGTTTGAAGACCTAAGAAATGACTTTGAAGTTGAAATTGGGCAAATTAAAAAAATTAGGAAATCAACCAAGTAA
- a CDS encoding MSC_0882 family membrane protein, translating to MAFFGLLGKDNKTNSQPQGDNFGVQNIQNLPNHQNNNMMQASHVNNLQPGYQPQPQQQMPQQQQINFAQDERLSYQRDILREKNEIYRDNQTPRLDNVPTNSYQTNYAPQRGQQQNVYQNQYQPQQQVQQQSLSNYVPQQQLYNPGLANNAPNQGYYQPNPHIYQNQPVENQQPAGNEFYYQNAGVVYENPPTMPADYDNSFYANNYQQASPYQGNQYQQFYQNQVYQNYGQPQGYVVNGAYGYEENVNYAPNPYNNYQHNNGDSYASQYKKAKVIEKPMVREIRSEKFRNIFLMFAGIIGIVATSLMLAVYYNANEAGVFMGIKKESVMYPFASIFFLLLAIACFGWATTDLALLTNGVSKFLYEQKSGYETIPYFIIRNYKNMIAREVYVNWIAFATYIVGSICLGILYFLQGQYQGSIDRGVLPEVKFFFWTIGTLKSFKTDITINIIILFAMFGFHIFNVVSTRSRKNNIAGYYNHEPISPTEIREIKKRANRTCLIIMLVILALILIAIIIPWLIIRKKQGKPLRPWSLT from the coding sequence ATGGCATTTTTTGGATTATTAGGAAAAGACAATAAGACAAACAGTCAACCTCAGGGTGACAATTTTGGTGTTCAAAACATTCAGAATTTACCAAATCATCAAAATAATAATATGATGCAAGCAAGTCATGTCAATAACTTGCAACCAGGGTATCAACCTCAACCTCAACAACAAATGCCTCAACAACAACAAATAAATTTTGCACAAGATGAGAGATTAAGTTACCAAAGAGATATTTTAAGAGAAAAAAATGAAATCTATAGAGATAATCAAACTCCTAGACTTGATAATGTTCCCACAAATTCCTATCAAACAAATTATGCACCCCAACGAGGTCAACAGCAAAATGTTTATCAAAATCAATACCAACCTCAACAACAAGTGCAACAACAAAGTTTAAGTAATTATGTACCCCAACAACAATTATATAACCCAGGTTTAGCAAACAATGCACCAAATCAAGGGTATTATCAACCCAATCCGCATATTTATCAAAATCAACCTGTTGAAAACCAGCAACCAGCTGGTAATGAATTTTATTACCAGAATGCAGGGGTGGTTTATGAAAATCCACCAACAATGCCAGCTGATTATGATAATAGTTTTTATGCAAATAATTATCAACAAGCAAGTCCTTATCAAGGCAACCAATATCAACAATTTTACCAAAACCAAGTTTATCAAAATTATGGTCAACCACAAGGGTATGTTGTTAATGGTGCTTATGGTTATGAAGAAAATGTTAATTATGCACCAAATCCATACAACAATTACCAACACAATAATGGTGATAGCTATGCTTCTCAGTATAAAAAAGCCAAGGTAATTGAAAAACCAATGGTTAGAGAAATTAGAAGTGAGAAATTCAGAAACATTTTTCTAATGTTTGCAGGAATTATTGGTATTGTGGCAACTTCACTGATGTTGGCAGTTTATTATAATGCTAATGAAGCTGGAGTATTTATGGGCATCAAAAAAGAGAGTGTAATGTATCCATTTGCCTCAATTTTCTTTTTACTATTAGCAATTGCTTGTTTTGGTTGAGCAACAACAGATCTGGCATTGCTAACAAATGGAGTTTCAAAATTCTTATATGAACAAAAATCTGGTTATGAAACAATTCCCTATTTTATTATCCGAAACTACAAAAACATGATTGCTCGAGAAGTTTATGTTAACTGAATTGCTTTTGCAACCTACATTGTAGGATCAATTTGTTTAGGAATCTTGTATTTTTTACAAGGACAGTATCAAGGTTCAATTGATAGAGGAGTACTGCCTGAAGTTAAATTCTTCTTTTGAACCATTGGAACATTAAAATCATTCAAAACAGACATTACCATCAATATCATTATTCTCTTTGCAATGTTTGGTTTCCATATTTTTAACGTTGTTTCAACAAGAAGTAGAAAAAACAATATTGCAGGGTACTATAACCATGAACCAATTAGTCCAACTGAAATCAGAGAAATTAAAAAGAGAGCAAATCGAACTTGTTTAATTATTATGCTTGTGATTTTAGCATTAATTCTGATTGCTATTATTATTCCTTGACTAATCATTAGGAAGAAACAAGGTAAACCATTAAGACCATGAAGTCTAACTTAG
- a CDS encoding methylated-DNA--[protein]-cysteine S-methyltransferase translates to MQTKIINYKSFQTNNLNLCVGYCENKVIYLGDHSSDLKQLFAKKNYVFNEDPHLDLTQILNILNQFFQGQPVDKYVTEFMLIGTPFQQKVWRTLARLSWGKTQTYGELAASIQKPKAVRAVASAVGKNPIFLLIPCHRIIGKQSQLKFRGGSALKLQLLNNEGVFLSK, encoded by the coding sequence ATGCAAACAAAAATTATAAACTACAAATCATTTCAAACTAATAACTTAAATCTTTGTGTTGGTTATTGTGAAAACAAAGTAATTTACTTAGGAGATCATAGCTCAGATTTAAAGCAACTCTTTGCCAAGAAAAATTATGTTTTTAATGAAGATCCCCATCTGGATTTAACTCAGATTTTAAATATTTTAAATCAGTTCTTTCAAGGGCAACCTGTTGATAAGTATGTAACTGAGTTTATGTTAATTGGTACTCCCTTTCAACAAAAAGTTTGAAGAACTTTAGCAAGATTAAGTTGAGGAAAAACTCAAACTTATGGGGAATTAGCAGCCAGCATCCAAAAACCCAAGGCTGTGCGAGCAGTTGCTAGTGCAGTTGGTAAAAATCCAATTTTTTTGTTAATTCCTTGCCACAGAATTATTGGGAAACAAAGTCAACTAAAATTTAGGGGTGGTAGTGCCTTAAAATTACAACTTTTAAATAATGAGGGTGTCTTTCTGTCAAAATAA
- the hrcA gene encoding heat-inducible transcriptional repressor HrcA encodes MTSRQSAILKAITEEYIKTASPVGSKRIQEVLEIEISSATIRNESAFLEEKGYLEKAHTSSGRVPSSKGYRYYVDNLMSSNNIEDYKSQIEDIFKRRGSTIDEILEQTSAILSEMTNLATVVSKSNYSDELLLAKVELVRLDERNAVVLFVLSNGKIENKIIDLDNVTFEELQIAIELFNDRLINSKISEIEYKSQAILPVLKQQIKKYEFVLQTFINAILHANSSQSKTSGMSNLLQNPEFNDPEKIKTLIGFIENASPFAWFKTQSTNISKPAVAIGFETGIGNDDFAVIGTNFLTNRGEQGSLALVGPKRIEYNKVSKLLEWISQMIEERFNEEEK; translated from the coding sequence ATGACCAGTAGACAAAGTGCTATTTTAAAAGCTATTACTGAAGAATATATTAAAACAGCTTCTCCTGTGGGTTCAAAAAGAATCCAAGAGGTGTTGGAGATTGAAATATCTTCGGCCACAATCAGAAACGAGTCAGCGTTTTTAGAAGAAAAAGGCTATTTAGAAAAAGCACATACCTCTTCAGGGAGAGTACCATCTTCAAAAGGTTATCGTTATTATGTTGATAACCTGATGAGCAGTAACAATATTGAGGATTATAAGTCTCAAATTGAAGATATCTTCAAAAGAAGGGGTTCCACAATTGATGAAATTTTAGAACAAACTTCAGCAATTTTAAGTGAAATGACAAATCTAGCAACAGTAGTTTCAAAATCAAACTACTCAGATGAATTATTGCTTGCCAAGGTAGAATTGGTGAGACTTGATGAAAGAAATGCAGTTGTGTTATTTGTTCTATCTAATGGAAAAATTGAAAACAAAATTATTGATTTAGATAATGTCACTTTTGAGGAATTGCAAATTGCCATTGAATTGTTTAATGACAGATTAATTAATTCTAAGATTTCTGAAATTGAGTACAAATCACAAGCCATTTTACCTGTTTTAAAACAACAGATCAAAAAATATGAATTTGTACTGCAAACCTTTATAAATGCAATCTTGCATGCAAATTCTTCTCAATCAAAAACAAGTGGAATGTCAAACTTGTTACAAAATCCAGAATTTAATGACCCAGAAAAAATTAAAACCTTAATTGGGTTCATTGAAAATGCATCACCATTTGCTTGGTTTAAAACTCAATCAACAAACATTAGTAAACCAGCAGTTGCAATTGGTTTTGAAACTGGTATTGGCAATGATGATTTTGCAGTAATTGGTACAAATTTTTTGACAAATCGGGGTGAGCAAGGGTCTTTGGCCCTTGTGGGCCCCAAACGAATTGAATACAATAAAGTATCAAAACTGCTTGAGTGGATAAGTCAGATGATTGAAGAAAGGTTTAACGAGGAAGAAAAATAA